Sequence from the Planctomycetia bacterium genome:
GTCGAGCCGAGCAAATCGCCGGAAGAAGGTTACCACTTCATGGCGGACATGACGGACAAGGCGATCAACTGGATGCGGTACAGTAAGTCTGTCGCCCCGCAGAAGCCGTTCCTCATGTACTTCGCCCCCGGTGCCGCCCACGCACCGCACCACGCACCGAAAGAATGGCGGGACAAGTTCAAGGGCAAGTTCGACGCAGGATGGGAGAAAGTCCGAGAAGAGACGTTCGAGCGGCAGAAAAAACTTGGCGTAATACCACCGGACACGAAACTCACGCCGCGCCCCGAATGGGTGCAGGAGTGGGACAAATTATCCGCCGATCAGAAAAAACTCTACGCAAGGCTCATGGAGAACTTCGCCGGCTACCTATCGTATGCCGACCACGAAACCGGCCGACTGCTGGATGCCATCAAGGAACTGCCGGACGCAGAAAACACGCTGGTGATCTACATCGTCGGCGACAACGGCGCAAGCTCGGAGGGTGGGTTCGACGGCACCATCAACGAGGTCAAGAGCCTGAGCGGGATTCAGACACCGCTTGCAGAGACGATCAAGCACCTGGACAAGATCGGCGAACCGAGCACCGAACCGCATTACCCGGTCGGATGGGCATGGTGCGGGAACACCCCGTTCCAGTGGGTGAAGCAGGTGGCCTCGCACTTGGGCGGCACGCGCAACCCGATGGTGGTGTCGTGGCCGGCACGGATCAAGGACAAGGGAGGCACTCGTGACCAGTTCCTCCACCTGATCGACGTCCTTCCGACCATTCTCGAGGCCTCAGCACTGCCTGCACCGAAATCGGTGGACGGCATCGCTCAGAAGCCGATGGATGGAGTGTCGTTCCTGTCGACGTTCGACAAGAAGGACGCGAAGCCCGTTCGCAACCGCCAGTACTTCGAGGTGTTCAGCAACCGGGCGATCTACGATGACGGGTGGATGGCCTGTGCCCAGCACACGTTCCCCTGGCGGCAGGACTTCGCACCGGGCAACTGGGAGAAGGACAAATGGGAACTGTACAACCTGAAGGAGGATTACAGCGAAGCCAACGACCTCGCTGCGAAGATGCCGGGGAAGCTGGCCGAGATGAAAAAAATATTCGACGCTGAGGCGCAAAAGTACGGTGTCTACCCACTCGACGACCGCGGGATTGGCCGCCTCATCTCGCCGAAGCCGACGCCGTCTGACCCGACCCGCAAGTCCTTCACGTTCTTCACCGGGGCTAAGCGTCTGGCAGAGACCGCCGCACCGAACGTCAAGAATAAGTCTCACACAATCACGGCCGATGTCGTTGTGCCCGAGAAGGGGGTCGAGGGCGTCATCCTCGCGTTCGGCGGGCAGTCCGCCGGATTCTCCCTGTACGTCGACAAGGAAGGGAAGCTCATCTACCACTACAACTGGTTTGAAGACGAACGTACCTCTGTGACATCGCAGGAGCCGTTGCCGAAAGGCAAGGTTACGGTCGTCGTGCGTTTCGACTACCAGGGCAAGTCCGGCGAGGTCGGCAAAGGCGGGATGGTCACTCTCACGGTGAATGGAAAAGAGGTCGGATCCGGTCAAATTAAGCAAACGGTCGCCGGCCGCTTCGGCATCGACACGTTCGGCGTGGGCGAGGACAGCGGTTCACCCATTGTGGACACGTACAAGCCGCCGTACAAGTTCACCGGCAAGATTGAGAAGGTCACAATCGATTTGCAGTAAATCTGATCGGCAAGGCCACAAGGTACAATAGTGTCCGAAAAGCCAGAAATGAAAAAAGAGATTCGAAGGCCCACTTACTGATGGGCTGAGTTGAGTTTTTGGGAGTCGCAATGAGTAATTCGGTGACCATTCATCTAATCGGTCCGGATGAGTCAGAGCGTTTGGATAAGTTCTTTGTCTACCTGCGAGAACACGTGGCTGAGAACGGTGCATCTGGCATTGGTTACTTTCTACCAATGCCTCGAGAATCATCGAACTTCTCGATCGAGCGTGAAGAACGTTTTCGCAGCGCCTTGACTGTCGAATTTGCCAAGCCAGGCTGGCGTCGCTTGTGGCTGGCGTTATCATCCAGTGGCCAGATTGCAGGTCATATCGACTTACGAGGGCACCCCGAGCATTTCGCCTCACATCGATGTCTGCTTGG
This genomic interval carries:
- a CDS encoding arylsulfatase; this translates as MRSRVLLSTSLLAVGCALGWLVASGRIAEVTARESKPQAKGDASASFDRTVLPIASPPFSGKVGNTYKDSIEAWPVLPSAPKGAPNVVVILLDDVGYGQISTFGGPVPTPALDKLAADGLKYTRFHTTAICGPSRAALITGRNHHNCATGFLAEWATGFDSYNNLIPRTTATMGRILRDNGYSTSWLGKNHNTPDWESSIAGPFDRWPTGLGFDYFYGFIGGETHQYYPVIFENQTPVEPSKSPEEGYHFMADMTDKAINWMRYSKSVAPQKPFLMYFAPGAAHAPHHAPKEWRDKFKGKFDAGWEKVREETFERQKKLGVIPPDTKLTPRPEWVQEWDKLSADQKKLYARLMENFAGYLSYADHETGRLLDAIKELPDAENTLVIYIVGDNGASSEGGFDGTINEVKSLSGIQTPLAETIKHLDKIGEPSTEPHYPVGWAWCGNTPFQWVKQVASHLGGTRNPMVVSWPARIKDKGGTRDQFLHLIDVLPTILEASALPAPKSVDGIAQKPMDGVSFLSTFDKKDAKPVRNRQYFEVFSNRAIYDDGWMACAQHTFPWRQDFAPGNWEKDKWELYNLKEDYSEANDLAAKMPGKLAEMKKIFDAEAQKYGVYPLDDRGIGRLISPKPTPSDPTRKSFTFFTGAKRLAETAAPNVKNKSHTITADVVVPEKGVEGVILAFGGQSAGFSLYVDKEGKLIYHYNWFEDERTSVTSQEPLPKGKVTVVVRFDYQGKSGEVGKGGMVTLTVNGKEVGSGQIKQTVAGRFGIDTFGVGEDSGSPIVDTYKPPYKFTGKIEKVTIDLQ
- a CDS encoding GNAT family N-acetyltransferase, which encodes MSNSVTIHLIGPDESERLDKFFVYLREHVAENGASGIGYFLPMPRESSNFSIEREERFRSALTVEFAKPGWRRLWLALSSSGQIAGHIDLRGHPEHFASHRCLLGIGVCSLNRKSGVGYSLLEFAASWARTTGQLEWIDLQVLSVNEAAKKLYYRFGFVKVGEVPEMFELDGQRFGYTYMALRLCNASISTSPNLPTV